The Capsicum annuum cultivar UCD-10X-F1 unplaced genomic scaffold, UCD10Xv1.1 ctg72834, whole genome shotgun sequence genome contains the following window.
ACACCCAAATCACAATTTCCACAGAAAACCTCCACTACATATCAAGActcaaaacacacacacacatcaaatTTCCAAGATTATCACAAATTCAAACACCCAAATCACCACAtatatcaaaactcaaaaatacacacacacacatcaaatatagTGAGAAAAATCCAATCTTACACACACACACCCATAACAAAACCAGTGAGGAAGACAGAATTTTTACTTTGTGGGTCTTCATCTTATACCCTTTGTGGCACTCTACAGTCAATGTATTGGGAACTGGTGCAATCAAGACTTTCTTCAACACAATTGGTGCAAACACTGATATGTTTCTTGAAGAACTAAGACTAAGTGAAGTTTTCTTGGTAACTGATGGAATGCTAACTGAACTGCAGCAGCTTAAACCAGTTGTTTTCCTAGGGGAAAAACTGAGTACAGTGGAGAATAGTGAAgttgatgatgaacaagaagccATTGTTAGAAGAGTCATTGGTAGCTTTGTTTTCTTGAAAGTTATTTGATACTATGGATAATCTAAAGGATTGAAAATGGTTCTTTTTGTAAGTTTTTATGTACCTCAATTTATGTTATGGAAAAATAGTGTAAAGTGCCCTTATTGTTTGTGAAATTACACTTTGACACACTTAGAAGTTAGATGAATAGTAATACTAGgagtttaattacagaaaataTCGAtcttttgcataattactgaaatctTGATTTTGGGTATGTTGAGATATATAATTAACTCCCGTTATATCTAATAAAGATATATTTTCTCTtctgtaaaaatacataattagctctcgatatatttttttcgattttggatctgtcgagatacataatatatccCTTTTTTCCTTgtaaaagatacataattaactcctgATATATTTTTTCGATTATAAgtctgtcgagatatataattaattctccgatacatccaacgaagatacataattagctgagatttttataattactttataagagtaaaaatttgtgtaaatatgataagttaaagtGTACGTTCATGTTATTTTagatgatattattactattgttatttaTGTATCgtggagctaattatgtatctcgacagactcaaaatcTAAGAAAATTATTTAGAGCTTATTATGTGTCTTTATAAGAAAAACATTtatcttcattgaatgtattATCTATCTCGATAGATctaaaatcaaaaaagaaaagtatcgggagctaattatacATCTCGATAgaccaaaaattgaatttttcagtaattatgtaaaatatcaaaattttctataattaagttTCAAATGATTGAAATTTCTCTTGTTTGCCTTGATTGAGACTTTAATGGTTTGCTCTTTTCTCCTTGCGGTTAAAGCTTGGCCTAGAAATCGAATTTATTCTCAAGTGGATATTAAACCACTAATCTCATTAGCTAGGTGTGTAAAAATAAACATCTTTTGAGAAATttgacataaaataaaaaaattaaaataaaccacaaaattaaTTGATCagaaaattggttttattatctAAGTAGTTATCAGATACTAATAAATTAACAAGCCTTTCACATTACTATAGTGGTATGGAATTACAGCCTCCGACAAAAATGCAAGTTAAGGCCGTATATAATACACCATTATGGTGGAGCCCTTCTCTAGACCCTTTAcatagcggaagctttagtgcactgaACTGGCCTTTATTCGATACTCGAATTGAGACTAACTGAATCTGCATTTGCATCAGCAAACCCCAAATTTGAAGGTACATTGCTCCCTTAACGACGActtcataaccataactcaaaccCGAAATCTCGAATTAAGGATGAAGGAATACTTATCATTCTAACAGTACCTTTGTGACTTCCTAGTTAAATTAACTTTATATGTACTAAAATTAGTCAATATTATCAATTCATATGctacaaaattcttcaaaaaacAGTGTCAAATATTTTTCCCTTACAAAACAATTACTCCATAATTAAAAGAAGAATTCACAGCCATGTAGCAAACTCAAAAAGTTCAACAAAATCTGTTGTATACCCAAAGTTCTCAGCTT
Protein-coding sequences here:
- the LOC107843095 gene encoding 50S ribosomal protein L35, chloroplastic (The sequence of the model RefSeq protein was modified relative to this genomic sequence to represent the inferred CDS: added 191 bases not found in genome assembly), with translation MTLLTMASCSSSTSLFSTVLSFSPRKTTGLSCCSSVSIPSVTKKTSLSLSSSRNISVFAPIVLKKVLIAPVPNTLTVECHKGYKMKTHKASAKRFKVSGSGKIMRRRAGKQHLLAKKNTKRKNRLSKTVQVNRSDYNNVIGALPYLKVNRAK